A genome region from Hymenobacter tibetensis includes the following:
- a CDS encoding helix-turn-helix domain-containing protein, producing MKNDLSAAHILPPPGTHRLLIKNMVCPQCVRVVGEELATLGLQVHRVALGEADVSSPNGAPPDLESIAGSLQKQGFALLVDPQEQLVERIKTLVVALIHYPPPGPRLLNYSAYLSEQLGRDYHYLSHLFSTHEGLTIEKFIIRQKVERAKELIGYDELSMTEIAQQLSYSSPAHLSRQFRQVTGLTPTEFQKLGPASHARRSLDALI from the coding sequence ATGAAAAACGACTTGAGTGCTGCGCACATCCTGCCCCCACCCGGAACTCACCGGCTGCTGATAAAAAACATGGTGTGCCCGCAGTGCGTTCGGGTGGTGGGAGAGGAGCTAGCCACGCTGGGCTTGCAGGTGCACCGCGTGGCCTTGGGTGAGGCCGACGTTTCCAGCCCTAATGGGGCGCCGCCGGATTTGGAAAGCATAGCGGGCAGCTTGCAGAAGCAGGGCTTTGCCTTGCTCGTTGACCCGCAAGAGCAGCTGGTTGAGCGCATCAAAACCTTGGTCGTGGCGCTTATTCACTACCCGCCGCCCGGGCCACGCCTCCTCAACTATTCGGCGTACTTGTCCGAGCAGCTAGGCCGCGACTATCACTACCTCTCGCACCTATTCTCCACCCACGAAGGCCTGACCATCGAGAAGTTCATCATCCGGCAGAAAGTGGAACGAGCGAAAGAATTGATTGGCTACGACGAGCTGAGCATGACTGAAATTGCGCAGCAGCTAAGCTACAGCAGTCCGGCCCATTTGTCGCGGCAGTTCCGGCAGGTAACCGGCCTAACCCCCACGGAATTTCAAAAGCTGGGCCCGGCTAGCCACGCCCGTCGCAGCCTAGATGCGCTAATTTAA
- a CDS encoding cupredoxin domain-containing protein: protein MDAPEIIVTLAGLALAAFVVWYFFFSTRQVVSAVSSSGGVQEVAINVKGGYTPDVIEVECGKPVQLHFYRDEENSCSEEVLFPDFSVRRELPAFKTTLVELLPEKVGTYAFTCGMGMLRGSLVVK from the coding sequence ATGGATGCTCCCGAAATTATCGTTACCCTGGCGGGCCTCGCGTTGGCAGCCTTTGTGGTCTGGTACTTCTTCTTTTCCACTCGGCAAGTGGTTAGCGCCGTCTCCTCTTCCGGTGGCGTGCAAGAAGTGGCCATCAATGTGAAAGGCGGCTACACGCCCGACGTCATAGAGGTGGAGTGTGGCAAGCCCGTGCAGCTACACTTCTACCGCGACGAAGAAAATAGCTGCTCCGAGGAAGTGCTGTTTCCCGACTTCAGCGTCCGCCGCGAACTGCCGGCCTTCAAAACGACGCTGGTGGAACTACTGCCCGAAAAAGTCGGCACGTATGCTTTCACCTGCGGTATGGGCATGCTGCGCGGTAGCTTAGTAGTGAAATAA
- a CDS encoding heavy metal translocating P-type ATPase, whose product MEPTTKTETLDIEGMTCASCAAFVEKSLTRTPGVQRAVVNFATEKATIDYVPTQASPTSLKEAVVNAGYGVIERVPDTSAAERNAEIDRQKALAYLKLKQRFWVAAGLALLIMPLSMLMLWPALMQQVNMQWLNYSLLLLTLPVLFYSGREFYSSAWNGFKHRAANMDTLIAVGTGAAFLYSLAATIVPGFFMRRGIMPEVYYDTTATIIALILLGKVLELRAKTQTSAAIRALIGLQAKTACVVRPGGQEVDVPIEQVQLGDLIVVRPGEKVATDGLVTEGHSAVDEAMLTGESLPVDKKPGDAVFGATLNKTGSFRFQVTKVGADTMLAQIVKLVEDAQGSRAPIQRLADKVSAIFVPTVVVIAILTFVVWFDLAPVEARLPLALVNFVAVLIIACPCALGLATPTAIMVATGKGAEHGVLIRNAEALEKAHQVNTVLLDKTGTITRGEPAVTDFVPAAGQDATALLELVAAVERQSEHPLAEAVVRYAETQQVAALPATAFRAVEGKGAVATISGQAVLVGNLRLLNEAGVRLTPALEQQAQQLLAQAKTVLYVATEGQAAGLIGVADTVRESSAAAIQRLQAMGIEVVMMTGDNPQTAAQVAGQVGIKRYFAEVLPQDKASKVKELQAEGRTVAMVGDGINDAPALAQADIGLAMGAGTDVAMEAAGITLMRSDLSGVVTAIELSRQTIRTIKQNLFFAFIYNTLGIPVAAGLLYPFFGILLSPMLAAGAMALSSVSVLTNSLRLRSFSHR is encoded by the coding sequence ATGGAACCTACTACGAAAACCGAAACCCTCGATATTGAAGGCATGACCTGCGCTTCGTGCGCGGCCTTCGTGGAAAAATCGTTGACCCGCACCCCCGGCGTACAACGGGCCGTGGTCAATTTCGCCACCGAAAAAGCCACTATAGACTATGTACCTACGCAAGCCAGCCCCACTTCCCTAAAAGAAGCCGTGGTAAACGCCGGTTATGGCGTGATAGAGCGTGTTCCCGATACTAGCGCGGCCGAGCGCAACGCAGAAATCGACCGTCAGAAAGCCCTGGCCTATCTGAAGCTCAAGCAGCGCTTCTGGGTGGCCGCGGGCTTGGCCCTCCTGATTATGCCGCTGAGCATGCTGATGCTGTGGCCCGCGCTGATGCAACAGGTCAACATGCAGTGGCTCAACTACAGCTTGTTGCTGCTTACCCTGCCCGTGCTGTTCTACAGCGGCCGGGAGTTTTATAGCTCGGCCTGGAATGGCTTCAAGCACCGGGCCGCCAACATGGACACGCTTATTGCGGTAGGCACTGGCGCAGCTTTTCTGTATAGCCTCGCGGCCACCATCGTGCCTGGTTTCTTTATGCGCCGCGGCATCATGCCCGAAGTGTATTATGACACCACCGCCACCATTATTGCCCTGATTCTGCTGGGTAAAGTGCTGGAGCTGCGGGCTAAGACCCAGACTTCGGCCGCTATCCGGGCGCTAATAGGGTTGCAGGCCAAAACAGCCTGCGTCGTGCGCCCCGGCGGTCAGGAAGTGGATGTGCCCATCGAACAGGTACAGCTAGGCGACCTGATAGTGGTGCGCCCCGGCGAGAAAGTAGCCACCGATGGCCTCGTTACGGAAGGGCACTCGGCCGTAGACGAGGCCATGCTCACGGGGGAGAGCCTGCCCGTGGACAAGAAACCCGGCGACGCGGTGTTCGGAGCCACCCTCAATAAAACGGGTTCCTTTCGTTTTCAAGTCACCAAAGTGGGGGCCGATACCATGCTTGCCCAGATTGTGAAGCTGGTAGAGGACGCCCAAGGTAGCCGCGCCCCCATCCAACGCCTGGCCGACAAGGTAAGCGCCATCTTCGTGCCCACGGTGGTAGTTATTGCTATCCTGACGTTCGTGGTTTGGTTCGATTTGGCGCCAGTGGAGGCGCGCTTGCCGTTGGCGCTGGTCAATTTCGTGGCCGTACTCATCATTGCCTGTCCGTGTGCGCTTGGTCTGGCCACGCCCACGGCTATCATGGTAGCTACCGGCAAGGGAGCCGAGCACGGCGTGTTAATTCGGAATGCGGAAGCCTTGGAAAAGGCGCATCAGGTGAACACGGTGCTGCTAGACAAAACCGGCACCATCACCCGTGGCGAGCCAGCCGTAACGGATTTCGTGCCCGCGGCCGGTCAGGATGCCACTGCGCTACTAGAACTGGTAGCAGCCGTTGAGCGTCAATCGGAGCACCCGCTGGCGGAAGCCGTAGTGCGTTATGCTGAGACCCAGCAAGTGGCCGCTCTGCCAGCTACTGCGTTCCGGGCGGTGGAAGGCAAAGGAGCGGTTGCTACCATTAGCGGGCAAGCTGTACTTGTTGGCAACTTGCGCTTGCTGAACGAAGCCGGCGTGCGCCTAACGCCAGCGCTAGAACAGCAGGCGCAACAGTTGTTGGCGCAAGCTAAAACCGTGCTTTACGTGGCTACCGAAGGTCAGGCCGCCGGTCTGATAGGGGTGGCCGATACGGTGCGCGAAAGCTCTGCGGCGGCCATCCAGCGGTTGCAAGCCATGGGTATTGAAGTGGTCATGATGACCGGCGACAACCCGCAAACTGCCGCCCAGGTGGCCGGCCAGGTCGGGATTAAGCGCTACTTCGCGGAGGTGCTGCCCCAAGACAAAGCCAGCAAAGTGAAAGAGCTGCAAGCCGAGGGTCGCACCGTCGCCATGGTCGGCGACGGTATCAACGATGCACCCGCGCTGGCCCAGGCCGATATCGGGTTAGCCATGGGCGCTGGTACCGACGTCGCCATGGAAGCCGCCGGCATCACCCTGATGCGCTCTGATCTGAGCGGGGTAGTTACGGCCATTGAGCTGTCGCGCCAAACGATTCGTACCATCAAGCAAAACCTGTTTTTCGCTTTTATCTACAACACGCTGGGCATTCCCGTGGCCGCTGGGCTGCTGTATCCGTTCTTCGGCATCCTACTTTCGCCCATGCTGGCAGCCGGAGCCATGGCGTTAAGCTCGGTGTCGGTGCTTACCAACTCGCTGCGTCTGCGTTCGTTTTCTCACCGCTAA
- a CDS encoding heavy metal-binding domain-containing protein — translation MYRISVFVLALASLFATASCSSDSASSSATNTVTTPTEGPAEGTADHAGGHIYSCPMHPEVTSTKAGDKCPKCGMNLEHTDKVLNGKSYSMKLVPTPTQLTAGQPATLAFTPQETGNEAAPVPLAVVHEKKIHLIIVSKDLGQFYHEHPEYTAQGDYKVQYTFPKGGEYVLFQDYTPAGAGHQLGRQPITVKGTAYTPVKFKNDDMQWDQDGYQATLSFDKALTVGQPLGMKINITKGGQPVTDLDNYLGALGHVVVISEDTEQYLHVHPNEQADKGPSIGFNTNFEKPGLYRVFLQFNHGGKIHTGDFTINVKA, via the coding sequence ATGTACCGCATTTCCGTTTTCGTGCTGGCCCTTGCCAGCTTGTTTGCCACCGCTAGCTGCTCCTCGGATTCCGCTTCGAGCAGCGCCACCAACACCGTCACGACGCCCACCGAAGGGCCCGCTGAGGGCACCGCCGACCACGCCGGAGGCCACATTTACTCCTGCCCCATGCACCCCGAAGTGACCAGCACCAAAGCCGGTGACAAGTGCCCCAAGTGCGGCATGAACCTGGAGCATACCGACAAAGTCCTGAACGGCAAGTCGTATAGCATGAAGCTGGTGCCCACCCCTACGCAGCTCACCGCAGGCCAACCCGCCACGCTGGCATTCACACCCCAAGAAACCGGCAACGAAGCCGCGCCGGTGCCGCTGGCTGTGGTGCACGAAAAGAAAATCCACCTCATCATCGTCAGCAAAGACCTCGGGCAGTTCTACCATGAGCACCCCGAGTACACTGCCCAAGGCGACTACAAGGTGCAATACACCTTCCCAAAAGGCGGCGAGTACGTGCTGTTTCAGGATTACACGCCGGCTGGCGCTGGCCATCAGTTAGGCCGCCAGCCCATCACGGTAAAGGGCACGGCCTACACGCCCGTCAAGTTCAAGAACGACGACATGCAGTGGGACCAGGACGGCTACCAGGCCACCCTCTCGTTCGATAAAGCCCTGACCGTAGGCCAGCCGCTGGGCATGAAAATCAACATCACTAAGGGCGGGCAACCCGTTACCGACCTCGACAACTACCTCGGCGCCTTAGGTCACGTGGTGGTCATCAGCGAAGACACCGAGCAGTACCTGCACGTGCACCCCAACGAGCAGGCCGACAAGGGCCCTAGTATCGGCTTCAACACCAATTTCGAGAAGCCCGGTCTCTACCGCGTGTTCCTGCAGTTCAACCACGGTGGCAAGATTCACACCGGCGACTTCACTATCAACGTGAAGGCCTAG
- a CDS encoding DUF305 domain-containing protein, whose amino-acid sequence MKALSFILAALSSGGLLLASCNNEKAPATTATSEVPAADTAASGTMAGMDHSAMSHGAAASTSPLVASMNEMMAKMEAVKMMGNTDHDFAHHMLEHHRGAVAMADIELRDGKDATMRQMASTIKANQQQEIGALEAVATRLDNAPTNYNPQNPNDPFTAQMKASMDDMMKNMPTTVADPDMNFNMLMTVHHQSAVDMAQAELVHGRDTKLKAMALKMVEEQQKEISAFKAWHAQNASKM is encoded by the coding sequence ATGAAAGCCTTGTCTTTTATCCTCGCTGCCCTTAGCTCAGGCGGGCTGCTGCTTGCCAGTTGCAACAACGAAAAAGCACCTGCTACCACTGCCACAAGTGAAGTACCTGCCGCCGATACCGCAGCTTCCGGCACCATGGCTGGCATGGACCACTCGGCTATGAGCCACGGCGCGGCGGCTAGTACCTCGCCCCTAGTGGCTTCTATGAACGAGATGATGGCCAAGATGGAGGCTGTCAAGATGATGGGCAACACCGACCACGATTTTGCCCACCATATGCTCGAACACCACCGGGGCGCGGTGGCCATGGCCGATATCGAGCTGCGCGACGGCAAGGATGCCACTATGCGCCAAATGGCCTCAACGATAAAAGCCAATCAGCAACAGGAAATTGGGGCGCTGGAAGCCGTAGCTACCCGCCTTGACAACGCCCCCACCAACTACAATCCTCAGAACCCCAACGACCCGTTCACGGCCCAGATGAAAGCCTCCATGGACGACATGATGAAGAACATGCCCACTACAGTAGCGGACCCCGACATGAACTTCAACATGCTCATGACCGTGCACCACCAGAGTGCCGTGGACATGGCTCAGGCAGAGCTAGTGCACGGCCGCGACACCAAGCTCAAGGCTATGGCCCTGAAGATGGTGGAGGAACAGCAGAAAGAAATCAGTGCTTTCAAAGCCTGGCACGCCCAAAACGCGTCGAAGATGTAA